In Xenorhabdus poinarii G6, the following are encoded in one genomic region:
- a CDS encoding methyl-accepting chemotaxis protein produces MFNRMKIVTGLISVIILFGALQFISGGLFFNGLKKDTEAFDLMDQLRVRQKLLDESWINLLQARNNLNRIGLVLIMKDRNIDSEYSLDDIWEEAKVNLSRGERGFEQLEQLPKLVSHNAAHFQKLVQTHQDYLHALKELETMLLKKDYKSFFEQPTTGLQNAFATEYTFYLNQNDKLYDEISHAADTAYRNIIISLIFLFVLLLGVMTISWIGLRKALIDPLHKLLDNIKAFSRGDLTQTITVSGRNEMGMLAIGLKHMQIELINTVKSVHQSTETIYTGTSEIAAGNNDLSSRTEQQVASLEETAASMEQLTATVKQNADNARQASNLADNASEIARQGGKVVANVVQTMHEIADSSRKISDITGVIDAIAFQTNILALNAAVEAARAGEHGRGFAVVAGEVRNLAQRSAEAAKEIKTLIEDSVSRTDTGSELVGSAGETMHKIVDSVTRVTDIMGEIASASDEQSRGITQVGVAISEMDKVTQQNASLVEQSAAAAAALEEQAKILTKAVALFQLPEQAERIPSENKKHEVLLMSKSSTPPANKTNTPALKKNSSVEDPSNWETF; encoded by the coding sequence ATGTTTAACCGAATGAAGATAGTGACGGGGCTTATCTCAGTCATCATATTGTTTGGTGCTCTGCAATTTATATCAGGGGGTCTGTTCTTTAATGGGTTGAAGAAGGATACAGAAGCGTTTGACCTGATGGATCAATTGCGTGTGCGGCAAAAATTATTGGACGAAAGCTGGATTAACCTGCTTCAGGCTCGTAATAACCTGAACCGTATTGGTTTAGTGCTGATAATGAAAGATCGTAATATTGATAGTGAGTATTCCCTTGATGATATCTGGGAGGAAGCTAAGGTTAACCTCTCCCGTGGGGAGCGCGGTTTTGAACAGCTTGAGCAATTGCCAAAGTTGGTGTCACATAATGCAGCGCATTTTCAAAAATTAGTCCAAACTCACCAAGACTACCTCCATGCGTTGAAAGAGCTGGAAACCATGTTGCTCAAAAAAGATTATAAAAGCTTTTTTGAGCAACCCACGACCGGCTTACAGAATGCGTTCGCGACGGAATACACATTTTATCTGAACCAGAATGACAAGTTGTATGACGAAATATCTCATGCAGCCGATACTGCTTATCGTAACATTATCATCAGCTTGATCTTTTTATTTGTGTTGTTGTTGGGTGTGATGACTATCAGCTGGATTGGCTTGCGCAAGGCATTGATTGATCCATTGCACAAACTGCTGGACAACATTAAAGCTTTCTCAAGAGGGGATCTGACCCAAACAATCACCGTCTCCGGTCGTAATGAAATGGGCATGTTGGCTATTGGTCTTAAACACATGCAAATCGAGTTGATCAATACGGTCAAAAGCGTCCATCAGAGCACCGAAACCATCTATACCGGTACGAGTGAAATTGCTGCGGGTAACAACGATCTTTCTTCTCGTACTGAGCAGCAGGTGGCTTCTTTGGAAGAAACCGCTGCCAGCATGGAACAGTTGACGGCCACCGTCAAACAGAATGCTGACAATGCTCGTCAAGCCAGTAACCTGGCTGACAATGCGTCCGAGATCGCTCGCCAGGGAGGCAAAGTCGTCGCCAATGTCGTTCAGACAATGCATGAAATTGCAGACAGCTCTCGCAAAATCTCCGATATCACCGGCGTGATTGATGCCATTGCTTTCCAAACCAACATTCTTGCACTGAATGCGGCTGTCGAAGCAGCCCGTGCTGGCGAGCATGGACGTGGTTTTGCTGTGGTTGCCGGTGAAGTCCGCAATTTGGCTCAACGCAGTGCAGAAGCGGCCAAAGAGATCAAAACATTGATTGAAGACTCGGTTAGCCGTACAGATACAGGCTCCGAACTGGTCGGCAGTGCGGGTGAAACCATGCATAAGATAGTCGATTCTGTGACCCGCGTGACTGACATCATGGGAGAAATAGCCTCGGCATCTGATGAGCAAAGTCGGGGAATTACCCAGGTTGGCGTAGCTATTTCTGAAATGGACAAAGTGACCCAACAAAACGCGTCACTGGTTGAACAATCTGCGGCGGCGGCGGCGGCTTTAGAAGAGCAAGCTAAGATATTGACCAAAGCTGTCGCGTTATTTCAGCTCCCGGAGCAGGCAGAAAGGATACCCTCTGAAAATAAAAAACATGAAGTTTTATTGATGAGTAAATCGTCAACCCCGCCAGCTAATAAAACGAATACTCCCGCGCTGAAAAAAAACAGTAGTGTGGAAGACCCATCCAATTGGGAAACATTCTAA
- the cheW gene encoding chemotaxis protein CheW, which yields MSAIEELSKLSGETTGKEYLVFTLGDEEYGIEILKVQEIRGYDQVTRIANTPAFIKGITNLRGVIVPIIDLRIKFSQENVTYNDNTVVIVLNLVNRVVGIVVDGVSDVLSLKDNQICPAPEFAVTLSTEYLTGLGSLDERMLILVDIEKLLNSEEMALVDTVAKG from the coding sequence ATGTCAGCCATAGAAGAACTCAGTAAATTATCGGGCGAAACAACCGGAAAGGAATATCTGGTTTTCACCTTGGGTGACGAAGAGTATGGAATTGAAATATTAAAAGTACAGGAAATCCGGGGTTATGACCAAGTGACCCGTATTGCGAATACGCCTGCTTTTATTAAAGGGATCACCAACCTGCGCGGAGTCATTGTGCCTATCATCGATTTGCGCATCAAATTCTCGCAGGAAAATGTCACATATAACGATAATACCGTAGTGATTGTCCTGAACTTAGTTAATCGTGTTGTTGGCATTGTGGTTGACGGTGTGTCTGACGTGTTGTCCCTGAAAGACAATCAGATTTGCCCTGCACCAGAATTTGCGGTCACTTTATCAACGGAATACCTGACGGGACTGGGTTCTCTTGATGAGCGGATGTTGATTTTGGTTGATATTGAAAAACTGCTCAACAGTGAAGAAATGGCGCTAGTTGATACCGTCGCCAAAGGGTAA
- the cheA gene encoding chemotaxis protein CheA, translated as MDITAFYQTFFDEADELLDDMEQHLLLLNADEPDSEQLNAIFRSAHSIKGGAATFGFTKLQQTTHVLENLLDSARRDEIRLTIDIINLFLEAKDIMQQQLDAYKSSQEPDEDTFNYICETLRQLASELQQERQEEEFFAATSGSQAEGATEDVVNESVEKQVVALAPSEENLTKEKPASANKSDHGRIRIHLSGLKEREVSLMKEELGHLGEIYDVEQTTNSLEASLLTSATEDDITAVLCFVVEPEQITFLPTNESEPESTHTETEQDTVAESEIAKTAPENNIADNQVVTDHPVKNAAVEITTAVNTNKPQSLNTPKKIDVHEIGRPAPRPAAGSPRQRAESSSIRVAVEKVDQLINLVGELVITQSMLAQHCNGLEPTKHSELLSCMAQLQRNSRDLQESVMSIRMMPMEYVFSRYPRLVRDLAGKLNKKVELTLIGSSTELDKSLIERIIDPLTHLVRNSLDHGIESPEKRLAAGKSETGNLTLAAEHQGGNICIEVIDDGAGLNREKILTKAQSQGLNVSENMSNEEVAMLIFAPGFSTAEVVTDVSGRGVGMDVVKRNIQDMGGQIQISFQEGKGTIIRILLPLTLAILDGMSVKVNGEVFILPLSAVVSSLQPQDEDIYPLAGDEKLLQVRGEYLPLLELYRIFDIPNGVTDPTKGIAVIVQSAGRRYALLVDKLVGQHQVVVKNIESNYRKVPGISAATIMGDGSVALIIDIPALQKLNHEQLAERKVDLVNNK; from the coding sequence ATGGATATTACCGCGTTTTATCAAACTTTCTTCGATGAAGCAGATGAACTATTAGACGATATGGAGCAGCATTTATTACTGCTCAATGCCGACGAACCTGATTCTGAGCAGTTAAATGCAATATTTCGCAGCGCCCATTCCATTAAGGGAGGTGCTGCGACTTTTGGTTTTACTAAACTGCAACAGACTACGCACGTTTTAGAAAATCTGCTCGATAGTGCCAGACGTGACGAAATACGTTTGACTATTGACATTATCAACCTGTTTTTAGAAGCGAAAGATATTATGCAGCAACAATTGGATGCCTATAAAAGTTCTCAGGAGCCGGATGAAGATACATTCAATTATATCTGCGAGACACTGCGTCAGCTTGCATCAGAACTCCAGCAAGAGCGGCAGGAAGAAGAGTTTTTTGCCGCAACATCGGGAAGCCAGGCTGAAGGTGCCACGGAAGACGTTGTAAACGAATCTGTGGAAAAACAAGTCGTCGCATTAGCGCCGTCTGAAGAAAACCTGACGAAAGAAAAACCCGCTTCGGCAAACAAATCCGATCATGGTCGGATCCGTATTCATTTATCTGGATTAAAAGAACGTGAAGTCAGTTTAATGAAGGAGGAGCTGGGGCATCTTGGTGAGATTTATGATGTCGAGCAGACCACAAACAGTCTGGAAGCATCATTGCTCACTTCTGCAACCGAAGATGATATCACGGCTGTATTGTGCTTTGTGGTTGAACCTGAGCAAATCACGTTTTTACCCACGAATGAATCTGAGCCGGAAAGTACGCACACTGAAACAGAACAAGACACGGTAGCTGAAAGTGAGATAGCAAAAACCGCGCCAGAAAATAATATCGCAGATAATCAGGTTGTCACCGATCATCCAGTAAAAAATGCGGCAGTAGAGATTACCACAGCAGTCAATACAAATAAGCCACAATCGCTGAATACGCCGAAAAAAATAGATGTGCATGAAATTGGCCGTCCGGCTCCCCGTCCGGCGGCGGGATCGCCGCGCCAACGGGCAGAATCCTCCAGTATCCGTGTTGCGGTTGAAAAAGTTGATCAGCTCATCAACTTGGTGGGAGAGCTGGTCATTACCCAATCGATGTTGGCGCAACACTGTAACGGTTTGGAACCAACAAAACACAGTGAATTACTGAGTTGTATGGCCCAATTGCAACGAAATTCCCGCGATTTGCAAGAATCCGTTATGTCGATCCGCATGATGCCGATGGAGTACGTTTTTAGCCGTTATCCGCGTTTAGTCCGGGATTTGGCCGGGAAACTCAATAAGAAAGTAGAATTGACCCTGATTGGCAGTTCGACAGAGCTGGATAAGAGTTTGATTGAGCGGATTATCGATCCTCTGACACATCTGGTACGTAACAGCCTTGACCACGGTATCGAAAGCCCGGAAAAACGTCTGGCGGCTGGAAAATCAGAAACGGGCAATTTGACGCTGGCTGCTGAACATCAGGGTGGAAACATCTGTATTGAAGTGATTGATGATGGCGCAGGGCTAAATCGTGAGAAGATCTTGACAAAAGCACAATCTCAGGGTCTGAACGTGAGTGAAAATATGAGCAACGAAGAAGTAGCGATGCTGATTTTTGCTCCCGGTTTCTCGACCGCAGAAGTGGTCACAGATGTTTCTGGCCGTGGGGTCGGTATGGATGTGGTCAAGCGCAATATTCAGGATATGGGCGGGCAAATCCAGATTAGTTTCCAGGAAGGGAAGGGGACCATCATTCGCATTTTACTGCCCCTGACATTAGCGATACTGGATGGAATGTCAGTCAAAGTTAATGGTGAAGTTTTCATTCTGCCATTAAGTGCCGTGGTCAGTTCATTGCAGCCACAAGATGAAGATATCTATCCGTTGGCCGGGGATGAAAAACTCTTGCAGGTACGTGGTGAATATTTACCGCTGCTTGAATTGTATCGCATATTCGATATTCCAAATGGCGTGACTGATCCCACGAAAGGCATTGCGGTCATCGTGCAGAGCGCCGGACGTCGCTATGCATTGCTGGTGGATAAACTGGTCGGCCAGCATCAAGTGGTCGTTAAAAATATTGAAAGTAATTACCGCAAAGTACCGGGTATTTCGGCAGCCACCATTATGGGCGATGGCAGTGTCGCGCTTATCATTGATATTCCTGCTTTGCAGAAGCTTAACCATGAACAGTTGGCTGAACGCAAAGTGGACTTGGTGAACAACAAATAA
- the motB gene encoding flagellar motor protein MotB, translating to MRTNNVSVVRIKKRKKHAPGHSGGSWKIAYADFMTAMMAFFLVMWLISIASPQELTTIAEYFRTPLQVAFNKGQKSSDNSNPIPGGGSDIFQQDGEVFHQLKVVERNQEKHRLNRLRQQLDQLIITDPRLKELRPHLLIDMMDEGLRIQIIDRENRPMFMIGSAKVESYMSNILRAIAPILNDIPNKISLSGHTDSLPYANGQRGYSNWELSSDRANASRRELLIGGLDEAKVLRVVGMASTVSMQKDIDPNAPVNRRISIVVLNKEAEKRIEQENSGGNAMTANNSMDMQDVIRMDSNQGATAQQPTEQSHVIIKHDITKSKQLPADSPSDTKMTE from the coding sequence ATGAGAACGAATAATGTTTCCGTTGTCAGAATAAAAAAGCGCAAAAAACATGCTCCAGGCCATAGTGGAGGATCATGGAAAATTGCTTATGCTGATTTTATGACGGCAATGATGGCGTTCTTTTTGGTGATGTGGTTGATATCCATTGCCAGCCCTCAGGAATTAACGACGATTGCAGAATATTTCCGTACTCCCTTACAGGTAGCCTTCAATAAGGGACAAAAAAGTAGTGATAATAGCAACCCTATTCCGGGGGGAGGAAGTGACATTTTCCAGCAGGATGGGGAAGTTTTCCACCAATTAAAGGTTGTTGAACGTAATCAAGAAAAGCATCGCCTGAATCGGTTACGCCAGCAGCTTGATCAATTAATCATTACTGATCCTCGCCTTAAAGAGCTGCGTCCCCATCTCTTGATTGACATGATGGATGAAGGTTTGCGCATTCAGATTATTGATCGGGAAAATCGCCCGATGTTCATGATTGGCAGTGCCAAAGTTGAAAGTTATATGAGTAACATTTTGCGGGCAATTGCACCGATTTTGAACGATATTCCAAACAAAATTAGCCTTTCTGGTCATACCGATAGTTTACCGTATGCCAATGGTCAGCGAGGTTACAGTAACTGGGAGCTTTCTTCTGATCGTGCCAATGCGTCAAGGCGGGAATTGCTGATAGGCGGTCTGGATGAGGCTAAAGTGTTACGGGTTGTCGGTATGGCATCGACTGTCAGTATGCAGAAGGATATCGATCCTAATGCGCCGGTTAACCGTCGTATCAGTATTGTTGTACTGAACAAAGAGGCAGAAAAGAGGATTGAGCAGGAGAACAGTGGTGGTAACGCTATGACCGCGAACAATAGTATGGATATGCAAGACGTCATCAGAATGGATTCGAATCAGGGAGCGACTGCTCAGCAACCTACCGAGCAATCCCATGTGATCATAAAACATGATATCACAAAATCGAAACAGCTACCGGCTGATTCGCCGAGTGATACTAAGATGACAGAGTAA
- the motA gene encoding flagellar motor stator protein MotA, which produces MLVLLGYIVVFSAVLGGYLLVGGHMGALYQPAEFLIIAGAGIGAFIVGNNGKAIKATLRVLPKVLRRSKYNKAMYMDLMALQFRLLFKSRQQGLLALERDIENPRQSDIFSQYPRLLKDQYLMDFLTDYMRLIISGNMNPHEIEALMDEEIETYEQESEIPATSLAMVGDSLPAFGIVAAVMGVVNALGAADRPAGELGALIAHAMVGTFLGILLAYGFVSPLATLLRQRSSEQIKMMQCIKVTLLSSLHGYAPQIAVEFGRKTLFLTDRPSFTELEEHVRRVKSPVQQEVEE; this is translated from the coding sequence GTGTTAGTACTTTTAGGATATATCGTGGTTTTTAGTGCGGTACTCGGTGGCTACCTGCTTGTCGGTGGTCATATGGGCGCACTTTATCAGCCGGCGGAATTTTTAATTATTGCAGGTGCTGGAATTGGCGCTTTTATCGTAGGCAATAATGGCAAGGCGATAAAGGCAACACTGCGTGTTTTACCAAAAGTATTGCGCAGATCAAAATACAATAAGGCGATGTATATGGATCTCATGGCGTTGCAATTCCGCCTGTTGTTCAAATCTCGCCAACAAGGGCTACTGGCTTTGGAGCGAGATATTGAAAATCCACGGCAAAGCGACATCTTTTCACAGTATCCCCGTTTGTTGAAAGATCAGTATCTGATGGATTTCCTCACTGACTATATGCGCCTGATTATCAGCGGTAACATGAATCCTCATGAAATCGAGGCCTTGATGGATGAAGAAATTGAAACTTACGAGCAGGAAAGTGAGATACCAGCAACCAGTCTGGCGATGGTCGGGGATTCACTGCCTGCTTTCGGGATTGTGGCTGCTGTGATGGGCGTTGTTAATGCACTCGGAGCAGCGGATCGTCCGGCAGGAGAACTGGGGGCATTGATCGCACATGCGATGGTGGGAACATTTCTGGGGATCTTGTTAGCTTATGGTTTTGTTTCTCCATTGGCGACCTTACTTCGTCAACGCAGTAGCGAACAGATCAAAATGATGCAATGCATCAAGGTGACTTTGCTTTCCAGTTTACATGGTTATGCACCACAAATTGCGGTTGAATTTGGTCGGAAAACATTATTCCTTACCGATCGCCCCTCATTCACTGAACTTGAGGAACATGTTCGTCGGGTTAAATCTCCTGTACAACAAGAAGTAGAAGAATAA
- the flhC gene encoding flagellar transcriptional regulator FlhC, whose amino-acid sequence MVEKSIVQEAKDIQLAMELITLGARLQMLESETQLSRGRLIRLYKELRGSPPPKGMLPFSTDWFMTWEQNIHSSMFYNAYRFLLKSGHCEGVEVVVKAYRLYLEQCPPSSEGGPVLALTRAWTLVRFVDSGMLQPTQCRCCGGTFITHAHQPVNSFVCSLCQPPSRAVKKRKLSSQPADTNSQLLDGFAQQAM is encoded by the coding sequence ATGGTTGAGAAAAGTATTGTTCAGGAAGCGAAAGATATTCAGCTGGCAATGGAACTCATCACATTAGGTGCGCGATTGCAGATGCTTGAAAGTGAAACTCAGCTGAGCAGAGGTCGCTTGATCCGGTTGTATAAAGAATTGCGGGGAAGTCCTCCTCCTAAGGGGATGCTACCTTTTTCGACGGATTGGTTTATGACTTGGGAACAGAATATCCATTCGTCAATGTTCTACAATGCTTACCGTTTTCTGTTGAAAAGTGGACATTGTGAAGGTGTAGAGGTGGTTGTCAAAGCCTATCGGCTGTACCTTGAACAATGTCCTCCGAGTAGTGAGGGAGGGCCTGTTCTGGCATTAACCAGAGCCTGGACATTGGTGCGTTTTGTTGACAGTGGCATGCTACAGCCAACGCAATGTCGTTGCTGTGGCGGGACATTCATTACGCACGCTCACCAACCAGTCAATAGCTTTGTTTGTAGTCTTTGCCAGCCGCCTTCACGGGCAGTAAAAAAACGTAAACTTTCCTCTCAACCTGCCGATACTAATTCACAACTGCTGGATGGATTTGCTCAGCAAGCTATGTGA
- the flhD gene encoding flagellar transcriptional regulator FlhD, with product MSTVELLKHIYDINLSYLLLAQRLINHEKASAMFRLGISESMADTLAELTLPQLVKLAETNQLICHFRFEDHETVQQLTKESRVDDLQQIHTGILLSTHLFQQLSSQDDTSIKKKRA from the coding sequence ATGAGTACGGTTGAATTGCTCAAACATATTTATGACATAAATTTATCGTATTTGCTTTTAGCACAACGGCTAATAAACCATGAGAAAGCATCTGCGATGTTCCGTTTAGGTATTAGTGAATCGATGGCTGATACATTGGCCGAGCTAACATTACCTCAGTTAGTAAAATTGGCCGAAACAAACCAACTGATTTGCCACTTTCGGTTTGAAGACCACGAAACCGTACAGCAGTTAACTAAGGAATCGCGGGTAGACGATCTGCAACAAATTCATACAGGTATCTTGCTATCGACTCACCTTTTTCAGCAGTTATCTTCCCAGGATGACACTTCAATCAAGAAAAAAAGAGCGTAA
- a CDS encoding MgtC family protein → MLLTSIATHLLFALCFGALIGAERQWRQRMAGLRTNALVSTGAALFMMTAMSTPNESYDRIAAQIISGVGFLGAGVIMRQGMNVRGLNTAATLWCSAGIGELCGIGQYWAAGIATAIILCANILLREIAQRINTQPQQQALDLEQCYKIHIICDINDEILVRTLILQALNGLGVRLQSLSSADVIQPGRLEVCAEILATPADQKEIESIVCRVSLEKSVTSVNWKIATELPA, encoded by the coding sequence ATGTTATTAACATCTATTGCAACTCATTTACTTTTTGCGCTGTGTTTTGGGGCCTTGATTGGTGCTGAACGTCAGTGGCGTCAACGCATGGCAGGATTAAGAACCAACGCCTTAGTATCCACGGGAGCTGCCCTTTTTATGATGACAGCGATGAGTACCCCTAATGAAAGTTATGATCGTATTGCAGCACAAATTATATCCGGTGTTGGTTTTCTTGGTGCAGGCGTGATCATGCGTCAAGGCATGAATGTGCGTGGTTTAAATACCGCAGCAACATTATGGTGTTCAGCGGGAATAGGGGAGTTATGTGGTATAGGGCAATATTGGGCGGCAGGTATTGCCACTGCCATTATTCTCTGTGCAAATATTTTATTGAGAGAAATTGCGCAACGAATTAATACGCAACCTCAGCAACAAGCTTTGGATTTAGAGCAGTGCTATAAGATCCATATTATCTGCGATATTAACGATGAAATCCTGGTAAGAACGTTGATTTTACAAGCGCTCAATGGATTAGGGGTTAGGTTGCAATCATTAAGCAGCGCAGATGTCATTCAACCAGGCCGGCTTGAGGTTTGTGCAGAAATATTGGCAACGCCTGCGGATCAAAAAGAAATAGAATCGATTGTTTGTCGAGTCAGTTTGGAAAAAAGTGTGACCTCCGTTAATTGGAAAATAGCCACTGAGCTGCCGGCTTAG
- the cspE gene encoding transcription antiterminator/RNA stability regulator CspE gives MSDKMKGQVKWFNESKGFGFITPADGSKDVFVHFSAIQGNGFKTLAEGQDVEFTIESGAKGPAAANVTAI, from the coding sequence ATGTCTGACAAAATGAAAGGTCAAGTGAAGTGGTTCAACGAATCTAAAGGCTTTGGTTTCATCACTCCAGCCGATGGTAGCAAAGATGTATTCGTACATTTCTCTGCTATCCAAGGTAACGGCTTCAAAACACTGGCAGAAGGCCAGGATGTGGAGTTCACCATTGAAAGTGGTGCCAAAGGCCCAGCAGCAGCAAACGTAACTGCTATCTAA
- a CDS encoding YlaC family protein — MKIIEQILIEDIKRINLQEHRDGKVHFNSIFIRHHPYLCLAMIVAYAFLAMLIWHTPYFGTWSLFTLTLAFIIMAAVLLFDIKPVYHFEDIDVLDLRVCYNGEWFVNELVSEKAINEILSHPQVPNEIKNDIKRIMQKKQGIYFYDVFMLACSEQSPYLNTINMVNKSA; from the coding sequence ATGAAAATCATAGAACAGATATTGATTGAGGACATTAAGCGGATCAATCTTCAAGAGCATCGTGATGGCAAGGTACATTTTAACAGCATTTTTATTCGCCACCATCCCTATCTGTGTTTGGCGATGATTGTCGCTTATGCTTTTCTTGCTATGCTCATATGGCATACGCCCTATTTTGGCACTTGGTCCCTTTTTACCCTTACTCTGGCTTTTATCATTATGGCCGCTGTTCTGCTATTTGATATCAAGCCAGTCTATCATTTCGAAGATATTGACGTACTCGATTTACGTGTATGTTATAACGGTGAATGGTTCGTCAACGAGCTCGTTTCTGAAAAAGCGATCAATGAGATACTCTCTCATCCCCAAGTCCCGAATGAGATCAAAAATGACATTAAGCGTATCATGCAGAAAAAACAGGGGATTTACTTTTATGATGTGTTTATGCTCGCTTGTTCAGAACAGTCACCCTATTTGAACACTATTAACATGGTTAATAAAAGTGCATAA
- the pyrC gene encoding dihydroorotase produces MTTKSYTIKIRRPDDWHVHFRDGEMLKTVVPHTSRFFGRAIVMPNLVPPVTDIASAKAYRDRIMAAIPSDHHFQPLMTCYLTDSTTRDQIEIGYKEGIFTACKLYPANATTNSSHGVSDVKKIYPLLETMEKMGMPLLIHGEVTDSQIDIFDREARFIDQVMKPLHQQFPGLKVVFEHITTKEAAEYVLAGNDKLGATLTPQHLMFNRNHMLVGGIRPHLYCLPVLKRNIHQEALRAAVASGCKRFFLGTDSAPHGQHRKESACGCAGVFNAPTALAAYATVFEKIGAMEHFESFCSLNGPAFYGLPINDGFIELTRKPTPVDEYIECGDEKLIPFLAGEDAGWDVKVCE; encoded by the coding sequence ATGACCACTAAATCATACACTATTAAAATCCGCCGTCCTGACGACTGGCATGTCCATTTCCGTGATGGGGAGATGCTAAAAACCGTTGTTCCCCATACCAGCCGTTTTTTTGGCCGAGCTATCGTCATGCCTAACCTTGTCCCTCCAGTGACAGATATTGCCAGCGCCAAAGCCTATAGAGATCGGATAATGGCAGCAATCCCGTCAGATCATCACTTCCAACCGCTCATGACCTGCTATCTGACAGACTCAACAACCCGTGATCAAATTGAGATAGGCTATAAAGAAGGGATTTTCACCGCCTGCAAACTTTATCCGGCGAATGCCACCACGAACTCCAGCCACGGTGTTTCTGACGTCAAGAAAATTTACCCATTATTAGAGACCATGGAAAAAATGGGCATGCCATTGCTGATCCATGGGGAAGTCACCGACTCTCAGATTGATATTTTTGACCGGGAAGCGCGTTTTATCGACCAGGTCATGAAACCATTGCATCAGCAGTTCCCTGGATTAAAAGTTGTTTTTGAACATATCACCACCAAAGAAGCCGCGGAATATGTTCTTGCAGGCAACGATAAATTAGGTGCGACACTCACACCACAGCACTTAATGTTTAATCGTAACCATATGCTGGTTGGTGGTATTCGCCCTCACCTTTACTGCTTACCCGTACTCAAACGCAACATTCATCAGGAAGCACTCCGGGCAGCCGTGGCCAGTGGCTGTAAGCGTTTTTTCTTAGGGACAGATTCCGCGCCTCATGGACAACACCGCAAAGAATCTGCTTGTGGCTGTGCCGGTGTTTTCAACGCACCAACAGCCCTGGCGGCCTATGCGACCGTTTTTGAAAAAATCGGGGCAATGGAACATTTTGAGTCCTTCTGTTCCTTAAATGGTCCTGCTTTTTATGGTTTACCCATTAATGATGGCTTTATCGAACTCACACGCAAACCGACCCCCGTCGATGAATATATCGAATGTGGTGATGAAAAATTAATTCCATTTCTCGCCGGAGAAGATGCCGGATGGGATGTAAAGGTATGTGAATAA
- the bssS gene encoding biofilm formation regulator BssS produces MEKNEIIQTHPVVGWEISTVDAYDAIMIRLHCVSTQDQAAENICVDKTLWLTTSVAKQLILILQAGIEKIEGSVYNQLDHTKH; encoded by the coding sequence ATGGAAAAAAATGAAATAATTCAGACGCATCCTGTTGTCGGTTGGGAGATCAGCACCGTCGATGCCTATGATGCCATCATGATACGTCTTCATTGCGTATCCACCCAAGATCAAGCCGCAGAAAATATCTGCGTTGATAAAACGTTATGGTTAACAACAAGTGTAGCGAAACAGCTTATCCTCATTTTACAAGCCGGAATTGAGAAAATAGAAGGCTCAGTCTATAACCAACTCGATCACACTAAACATTAA